The uncultured Treponema sp. genome includes a region encoding these proteins:
- a CDS encoding sugar ABC transporter permease, protein MKKKSGIETKTNRNGYFFVLPFILIYAAFQLWPILYTLILGFSDLKGLRSDFSFVGLKNFQKLVNDRYFWGSVKNTFIMWGCNFVPQLGIALLFAIWFTDVRLNLKGKGLFRAVFYMPNLLTTASIAILFRSLFAYPVGPVNQFLTGTLGIWSSGVVDGEVVKQGFNFFRMPNASRLIVSFIQWWMWCGHTLIMLMAGITSISPSLYEAAIVDGANNRQQTFYITLPLLRPMMLYILVTSMIGGMQLFEIPFLLTGMHGEPDFKIRTMSVYLYNMGFQGGTDYSYAAAIAIAIFIITIILSLGINALVKERPAKSRKED, encoded by the coding sequence ATGAAAAAAAAATCCGGAATAGAAACCAAGACAAATAGAAACGGATACTTTTTTGTTTTGCCTTTTATATTGATTTACGCGGCTTTTCAGTTGTGGCCGATTTTGTATACATTGATTTTAGGATTCAGCGATTTAAAAGGTCTTCGCTCTGATTTTAGCTTTGTTGGATTAAAGAATTTTCAAAAGCTTGTTAATGATAGATATTTCTGGGGCTCAGTAAAAAACACTTTTATAATGTGGGGATGCAACTTTGTTCCTCAGCTTGGAATCGCTTTGCTTTTTGCAATTTGGTTTACTGATGTAAGGCTGAATTTAAAGGGAAAAGGCTTGTTCCGCGCAGTTTTCTATATGCCGAATCTTTTGACAACCGCATCTATTGCGATTCTTTTTAGAAGCCTTTTTGCTTATCCAGTCGGACCTGTAAATCAGTTTTTAACAGGAACTTTGGGAATTTGGTCTTCTGGAGTTGTTGACGGCGAAGTTGTAAAGCAAGGATTCAATTTTTTTAGAATGCCAAATGCTTCGCGCTTGATTGTTTCTTTTATTCAGTGGTGGATGTGGTGCGGCCATACTTTAATTATGCTCATGGCTGGAATAACAAGCATTTCACCTTCTTTGTATGAGGCTGCAATTGTTGACGGAGCGAATAACCGCCAGCAGACTTTCTATATAACTTTACCGCTTTTGCGCCCGATGATGCTTTATATTCTTGTTACTTCGATGATTGGCGGAATGCAGCTTTTTGAAATTCCTTTCTTGCTTACAGGAATGCACGGCGAGCCTGACTTTAAGATTAGAACAATGTCAGTTTATCTTTACAATATGGGATTTCAAGGCGGAACAGATTATTCTTATGCCGCTGCAATTGCGATTGCTATATTTATTATCACAATTATTTTGTCTCTTGGAATAAATGCTCTTGTAAAGGAGCGTCCTGCAAAATCCCGCAAGGAAGACTAA
- a CDS encoding carbohydrate ABC transporter permease encodes MKYRSELSLKRTILYVLMIFFALLAVIPIYLMLVNATRTNAQINSGISLLPGTNTLQNWKNLTSRSFKIWRGFGNSAVIAIFSTVLGVYFSTLTAYGIQVYKFKGRNLLWGFILVVIMIPGTLSFIGFYQFMAKIHLTNSFIPLIVPSIASAGTVLFLRQYMESILSFELIDAGRIDGAGEFRIFNTIMLPILTPAIAAQSIFSFVASWNNFMTPFVLLSDQDKYTLPMLVQSLRGDIYRTEYGSIYLGVAVSLIPILIFYAFMSRYIISGITMGSVKE; translated from the coding sequence ATGAAATATAGATCCGAACTTTCATTAAAAAGAACTATTTTATATGTGCTGATGATTTTCTTTGCGTTGCTTGCAGTTATTCCGATTTACCTTATGCTTGTAAACGCAACAAGAACGAATGCGCAGATTAACTCTGGAATTTCTCTTTTGCCAGGAACTAATACTTTGCAAAACTGGAAAAACCTTACAAGCCGTTCTTTTAAAATCTGGCGCGGATTTGGAAACAGCGCGGTTATTGCGATTTTTTCAACTGTGCTTGGAGTTTATTTTTCTACATTGACAGCTTATGGAATTCAAGTTTATAAATTTAAGGGAAGAAATTTGCTTTGGGGATTTATTCTTGTTGTAATTATGATTCCTGGAACTCTTTCATTTATTGGATTCTATCAGTTTATGGCGAAAATTCATCTTACAAACAGCTTTATTCCGCTGATTGTTCCTTCAATTGCTTCTGCTGGAACTGTTCTGTTTTTGCGTCAGTATATGGAATCGATTCTTTCATTTGAGCTTATTGATGCCGGAAGAATAGATGGAGCTGGTGAATTTAGAATTTTCAACACGATAATGCTCCCGATTTTGACTCCGGCAATTGCGGCGCAGAGCATTTTCTCTTTTGTTGCTTCTTGGAACAATTTTATGACACCGTTTGTCCTTCTTTCTGATCAGGATAAATATACTTTGCCGATGCTCGTTCAGTCTTTGCGCGGCGATATTTACCGTACAGAATATGGTTCAATTTATCTTGGAGTCGCAGTTTCGCTGATTCCGATTCTTATATTCTATGCGTTTATGTCAAGGTATATTATTTCTGGAATTACAATGGGAAGCGTAAAAGAGTAA
- a CDS encoding glycoside hydrolase family 43 protein, with product MKIYNPILSGFHADPSIVNADGECFIANSTFEWFPGVELHRSKDMKTWTPVPSPLSEKRLLDMAGNKASCGIWAPCLSYSDGIFYLVFTNVRSWNDGPWKDCPNFLTTAESIEGPWSDPIFMNASGFDASLFHDDDGRKWFVNMEWDYRQQGPRQFSGILVQEYDCKAKKLVGKVHKIFLGTDIGLVEGPHLYKCDGWYYLVCAEGGTSYEHAITCARSKNLFGPYEVHPANPLITSYGYDCKIKRAGHGSWCKSPDGKKDYLVYLCGRPLEGTERCVLGRETGIAELEWKDGWPWVKQPDGTLKNCPPDYIEVKGRGIIASGCGVAHVAEKYEFKNKDFLAEFKTLRIPFDDKRFSISERPGFLRIHGGQSPNSCFEQSLLARRQTDFDFVAETKMEFSPENFQHFAGMVYRYDEKSQYLCVVTQDEQKGKVIQVMSIMPEGFFREMECQLDEEKPVWIRLEVHKKTGFFYWSQDGKNFRQIRPLIDASKLSDEYGTQGFTGAFVGMYCADLISYKKFADFEYFSYKKLD from the coding sequence ATGAAAATCTATAATCCTATTCTTTCCGGGTTTCATGCTGACCCTTCAATTGTAAATGCGGACGGTGAATGTTTTATTGCGAATTCTACATTTGAATGGTTTCCGGGAGTTGAGCTGCATCGTTCTAAAGATATGAAGACGTGGACTCCTGTGCCTTCTCCGCTTTCTGAAAAACGTCTTTTGGATATGGCGGGAAACAAAGCTTCGTGTGGAATTTGGGCTCCGTGCCTTTCGTATTCTGATGGAATTTTTTATCTTGTTTTTACAAATGTAAGAAGCTGGAATGACGGTCCTTGGAAAGATTGTCCGAATTTTTTGACTACCGCTGAATCGATTGAAGGTCCTTGGTCTGATCCGATTTTTATGAATGCCTCTGGATTTGATGCTTCGTTGTTCCATGATGACGATGGAAGAAAATGGTTTGTAAACATGGAATGGGATTACAGGCAGCAAGGTCCGCGCCAGTTTTCTGGAATTCTTGTTCAGGAATATGACTGCAAGGCAAAAAAACTTGTTGGAAAAGTTCATAAAATTTTTCTGGGAACAGATATTGGACTTGTGGAAGGTCCGCATCTTTATAAGTGCGACGGATGGTATTATCTTGTTTGCGCGGAAGGCGGAACTAGCTATGAACACGCAATTACTTGCGCAAGGTCAAAAAATTTATTCGGACCTTATGAAGTTCATCCTGCAAATCCGTTGATTACTTCTTATGGCTACGACTGCAAAATAAAAAGAGCCGGGCATGGCTCTTGGTGCAAGTCTCCAGACGGAAAAAAAGATTATCTTGTTTATCTTTGCGGACGTCCTCTTGAAGGAACTGAGCGTTGTGTTCTTGGACGAGAAACTGGAATTGCAGAACTTGAATGGAAAGATGGCTGGCCTTGGGTAAAGCAGCCTGATGGAACTTTAAAGAATTGTCCGCCTGATTATATAGAAGTAAAAGGACGCGGAATTATTGCTTCTGGCTGCGGTGTTGCCCATGTTGCTGAAAAATATGAATTTAAAAACAAGGATTTTCTAGCGGAATTTAAAACTTTGAGAATTCCTTTTGATGACAAAAGATTTTCAATTTCAGAACGTCCGGGATTTTTAAGAATTCACGGAGGACAGTCTCCAAATTCTTGCTTTGAGCAAAGTCTTTTAGCGCGCCGGCAGACTGATTTTGATTTTGTCGCAGAAACTAAAATGGAATTCAGTCCGGAAAATTTTCAGCATTTTGCAGGAATGGTTTACCGTTATGATGAAAAGTCCCAGTATCTTTGCGTTGTAACCCAAGATGAGCAAAAAGGAAAAGTTATTCAGGTTATGTCCATTATGCCGGAAGGATTTTTCCGTGAAATGGAATGCCAGCTTGATGAAGAAAAACCTGTCTGGATAAGGCTTGAAGTTCACAAGAAAACTGGATTTTTCTATTGGTCGCAGGATGGAAAAAATTTTAGGCAGATTCGTCCGCTTATAGATGCAAGCAAACTTTCTGATGAATATGGAACGCAAGGATTTACAGGAGCATTTGTTGGAATGTATTGCGCTGACTTGATTTCCTATAAGAAATTTGCGGACTTTGAATATTTTTCCTACAAGAAACTTGATTAA
- a CDS encoding LacI family DNA-binding transcriptional regulator, with protein sequence MVTIYDIASKTGYSAPTVSKALNKTGGLSDSTRKKILDAAKELGYRPNITARTLTTKKSFLIGIIYEDADMQRGFDHPLFGKILNKFREGFEFAGYDLLFISHAPIGEKKSYVEHCYHRNVDAVGIINPVSADSEIMELAESGIPCVSTNFIIPGVPTVVTANVDSGYKAASYFIENGHKKIAYIGGTYSQYNMAAIDRLEGLKNAFRDFGLKYDESYVKFCHKWSRAESHDAMKELLERHDDISAVFVANDNMAVGAMEYVKSIGKRIPEDISFIGFDDEMISEFYSPPLTTFRQDIKTIGELSAEILMNRLVGIPVCECVRVPAEFIERNSVKKL encoded by the coding sequence ATGGTTACAATTTACGATATTGCTTCAAAAACAGGTTATTCCGCTCCTACAGTTTCCAAGGCTCTTAATAAAACTGGTGGCTTAAGCGATTCAACTAGAAAAAAAATTCTTGATGCGGCCAAAGAACTAGGCTATCGTCCAAATATAACAGCCCGCACTCTTACTACAAAAAAATCCTTTCTAATAGGAATAATTTATGAAGATGCCGATATGCAAAGAGGTTTTGACCACCCTTTGTTTGGAAAAATTCTTAATAAATTCAGGGAAGGTTTTGAGTTTGCCGGATATGATTTGCTTTTTATTTCCCATGCTCCAATTGGAGAAAAAAAATCTTATGTTGAGCATTGCTATCACAGAAATGTAGATGCGGTCGGAATTATAAATCCAGTCAGCGCGGATAGTGAAATTATGGAGCTTGCAGAATCCGGCATTCCTTGTGTTTCGACAAACTTTATAATTCCAGGAGTTCCAACTGTTGTAACTGCAAATGTAGATTCCGGATATAAAGCCGCTTCATATTTTATTGAAAATGGACACAAAAAAATTGCTTATATCGGCGGAACTTATTCGCAATATAATATGGCTGCAATTGATCGCTTGGAAGGATTAAAAAATGCCTTTAGAGATTTTGGTCTGAAATATGATGAATCTTATGTGAAATTTTGTCATAAATGGTCGCGGGCAGAAAGTCATGATGCTATGAAAGAGCTTCTTGAGCGGCATGACGATATTAGCGCAGTTTTTGTTGCAAATGACAATATGGCGGTTGGTGCAATGGAATATGTAAAATCAATTGGAAAAAGAATACCAGAAGACATTTCTTTTATTGGTTTTGATGATGAAATGATTTCCGAATTTTATTCTCCGCCTTTGACAACATTCAGGCAAGATATAAAAACAATCGGCGAGCTTTCCGCAGAAATTCTTATGAACCGCCTTGTTGGAATTCCAGTGTGCGAATGTGTCCGTGTGCCAGCTGAATTTATAGAAAGAAATTCCGTGAAAAAACTTTAG
- a CDS encoding YbaB/EbfC family nucleoid-associated protein: protein MNPFDMVKNLAGMQSQLKAAQEKLSELEAEGSSGGNMVQVTVNGKFELVDIKLDPICVDNRDVPMLQDLIKAAHHAALEKIQDEIKNQLGPMVAGMNIPGMGA, encoded by the coding sequence ATGAATCCTTTTGATATGGTAAAAAATCTTGCGGGAATGCAGAGCCAGCTTAAGGCGGCGCAGGAAAAACTTTCAGAACTTGAGGCTGAAGGTTCTTCTGGCGGAAACATGGTGCAAGTTACTGTAAACGGAAAATTTGAGCTTGTGGATATAAAACTTGACCCAATCTGCGTTGACAACAGAGATGTTCCTATGCTTCAGGATTTGATAAAAGCCGCTCATCATGCCGCCCTTGAAAAAATTCAGGATGAAATAAAAAATCAGCTTGGACCTATGGTGGCAGGAATGAATATTCCGGGAATGGGCGCGTAA
- the recR gene encoding recombination mediator RecR — protein MNALDELTESFSRLPGIGKKSAARIASHLLKTDNSFNIRFSNQILSLQERIKPCSICGAWTEEDPCPICSDIARDKTILCVVEQPQDVATIESSHEFHGLFHVLGGVISPLEGITPDKLRISQLLERVKLGVIKEVIIATNPTVEGDTTALFIQRVLQDTQVVVTRLASGLPAGGDLEYADRLTLARSFQGRVKI, from the coding sequence ATGAACGCTCTTGACGAGTTGACAGAAAGTTTTTCAAGGCTTCCTGGAATCGGAAAAAAATCCGCGGCTAGAATTGCAAGCCATCTTTTAAAAACTGACAATTCTTTTAATATCCGTTTTTCAAATCAAATTTTGTCGTTGCAGGAAAGAATAAAACCTTGCTCCATTTGCGGCGCCTGGACAGAAGAAGACCCCTGCCCTATTTGCTCTGACATTGCAAGGGATAAAACAATTCTTTGCGTTGTTGAGCAGCCTCAAGATGTTGCAACAATCGAAAGTTCGCATGAATTCCACGGATTATTTCATGTTTTGGGCGGAGTCATTTCGCCGCTTGAAGGAATTACACCAGACAAGCTTAGAATTTCCCAGCTGCTCGAACGTGTAAAACTTGGCGTTATAAAAGAAGTTATTATTGCAACAAATCCGACTGTGGAAGGCGACACGACTGCTCTTTTTATTCAGCGTGTTTTGCAGGACACTCAAGTTGTTGTTACGCGGCTTGCTTCAGGGCTTCCGGCTGGCGGCGACTTGGAATATGCGGACAGGCTCACATTGGCAAGAAGTTTTCAGGGACGCGTTAAAATTTAG
- a CDS encoding M48 family metallopeptidase, producing MIFNSSVFFILFLAGTVFDFALNQFLETSDFFYRKKHGKQIPERLKDFVNAQELEKTCAYEDAKYFVWIPSNILNFILKLALVLSGFYVFLYENFYNFTANVFATVILFSIVSGIPSFIVNLPFSLYREFRIEKKFGFSNMNLKMWILDFVKSTVLSAVITIPILCAAVALIVCFNKIWWLLFAIVYLAFSLGISYIYPVLIAPIFNKFLPLEEGEIKERIEKLFAKTGFKTSGIFTMDASRRSNHSNAYFTGFGKNKRIVLYDTLIKQLEPSEIEAVLGHELGHCKKHHIAKRMIVMIPLVFVSLLAASLIAKLPSLYSAFGYEPLENATPYIQPLGLLFIGLVFEGYGNIVSLVSNFFSRKDEFQADAYSKEMCGTSQPLISALIKLNKENLSELEPPKIYSMFNYSHPPLMERIKALEN from the coding sequence ATGATTTTTAATTCATCTGTTTTTTTTATTTTATTTTTAGCAGGAACTGTTTTTGATTTTGCATTAAATCAGTTTCTTGAAACTTCGGATTTCTTTTACAGAAAAAAGCACGGAAAGCAAATTCCAGAGCGGCTAAAAGATTTTGTAAATGCCCAGGAACTCGAGAAAACCTGCGCTTATGAAGACGCAAAATATTTTGTTTGGATTCCTTCAAACATTTTGAATTTTATTTTAAAGCTTGCTCTTGTTCTGTCAGGATTCTATGTTTTTCTTTATGAAAATTTCTACAATTTTACAGCAAACGTTTTTGCAACAGTGATTCTTTTTTCTATTGTTTCTGGAATTCCATCTTTTATTGTAAACCTGCCATTTTCACTTTACAGAGAATTCCGCATAGAAAAAAAATTCGGATTCAGCAACATGAATTTAAAAATGTGGATTCTGGACTTTGTGAAGTCTACAGTTTTATCCGCAGTAATAACAATTCCTATTCTGTGCGCCGCTGTTGCCCTTATAGTTTGCTTTAACAAAATATGGTGGCTTTTGTTTGCCATAGTTTACCTTGCTTTTTCACTTGGAATAAGCTACATATATCCAGTTCTGATTGCGCCGATTTTCAACAAATTTTTACCTCTTGAGGAAGGCGAAATAAAAGAGCGGATTGAAAAACTTTTTGCAAAAACTGGATTCAAGACTTCTGGAATTTTTACAATGGACGCTTCAAGGCGAAGCAACCACAGCAACGCGTATTTTACAGGCTTTGGAAAAAACAAGAGAATTGTCTTGTACGACACGCTCATAAAACAGCTTGAGCCTTCAGAAATTGAAGCGGTTCTTGGACATGAGCTTGGGCACTGCAAAAAACATCATATTGCAAAAAGAATGATTGTAATGATTCCACTTGTATTTGTTTCATTGCTGGCGGCAAGTTTAATCGCAAAACTTCCTTCCCTTTATTCAGCATTCGGATACGAGCCGCTGGAAAATGCTACGCCTTACATTCAGCCTTTGGGACTTTTGTTTATAGGATTAGTCTTTGAAGGCTACGGAAATATTGTTTCACTTGTTTCTAATTTCTTCAGCAGAAAAGATGAGTTTCAGGCAGACGCTTATTCAAAAGAAATGTGCGGAACTTCCCAGCCGTTAATCAGCGCGCTCATAAAGCTGAACAAAGAAAATCTTTCTGAACTTGAGCCGCCAAAAATCTATTCAATGTTCAACTACAGCCATCCGCCTTTAATGGAAAGAATAAAAGCTTTGGAAAACTAA
- the rsmG gene encoding 16S rRNA (guanine(527)-N(7))-methyltransferase RsmG, whose translation MNEKLNEGLKKLGLEFSQNQIDQIETYISCVLEFNKTYNLMKADSADELKVNHILDSLAAAPSIASFIQKIQEKKNIASLQIADIGSGGGCPGIPLAVAFPEQNFTLVERMEKRCGFLESAICKMNLSNVKVNCIQADLIKPESFDIEVFRAFHPFDSKNTKLLLRMLKKGGILVAYKARAEKISAEMESVKFLVPSYKKIKLEVPFLEDHERNLVVVEK comes from the coding sequence GTGAACGAAAAACTTAACGAAGGCTTAAAAAAACTTGGACTGGAATTTTCACAAAATCAAATCGACCAAATTGAAACTTACATTTCATGCGTTCTTGAATTCAACAAGACTTACAATCTTATGAAAGCGGATTCCGCAGACGAGCTTAAGGTAAATCACATTCTTGACAGTCTTGCGGCGGCTCCAAGCATTGCTTCTTTCATTCAAAAAATTCAAGAGAAAAAAAATATCGCTTCACTGCAAATTGCAGATATTGGTTCTGGCGGCGGATGTCCTGGAATTCCTTTGGCAGTGGCATTTCCTGAGCAAAACTTTACGCTTGTTGAACGCATGGAAAAACGATGCGGATTTTTGGAAAGCGCAATTTGCAAAATGAATCTTTCAAATGTAAAAGTAAACTGCATTCAGGCAGACTTAATAAAGCCGGAATCTTTTGACATTGAAGTGTTCCGTGCGTTTCATCCGTTTGATTCAAAAAATACAAAACTGCTTTTAAGAATGCTCAAAAAAGGCGGAATTCTTGTGGCATACAAAGCAAGAGCAGAAAAAATTTCTGCAGAAATGGAGTCTGTAAAATTCCTTGTTCCGTCGTATAAAAAAATAAAACTGGAAGTTCCTTTTTTGGAAGACCATGAAAGAAATCTTGTTGTGGTGGAAAAATGA
- a CDS encoding Hsp33 family molecular chaperone HslO yields MIKAQINDNELNSHIDSLEKDGLSIFVMADGRARGALFHGTRFVNQLRAQHNLGILETMVLGQASICAALMIPTMKGKEHLTWHYDTNGPAKGFSVEADSSGYVRGFLYENHIPVEKPLESWDLSPFLGEGTMTMSKVHPGDKAAQTSSVEILYKNITKDLAWFFQQSDQIRTAFNTSIFMDKNGRVMGAGGMFVQVMPETGGTKDAGSNTASGADQKVDEELIEKIENAFSACPSLGKWFSEKGKAEDIVHGLFREFEPAIAVQRDIIFDCPCSKEKYIGYLKTLPKNELADIKQNGPDPLEIVCRNCGSVYEIPVSEI; encoded by the coding sequence ATGATAAAAGCACAGATAAACGATAACGAGCTGAACAGCCACATTGATTCACTTGAAAAGGACGGACTTTCTATTTTTGTCATGGCGGACGGACGGGCAAGAGGCGCGCTTTTTCATGGAACGCGTTTTGTAAATCAGCTTCGCGCTCAGCACAACCTTGGAATTCTTGAGACAATGGTTTTGGGACAGGCTTCAATCTGTGCCGCTCTTATGATTCCCACGATGAAAGGAAAGGAGCATCTTACTTGGCATTACGACACAAACGGTCCTGCAAAAGGATTTTCTGTTGAAGCTGATTCTTCTGGCTATGTCCGCGGATTTTTGTACGAAAACCATATTCCTGTGGAAAAGCCTTTGGAAAGCTGGGATTTAAGTCCTTTTCTTGGGGAAGGAACAATGACAATGTCAAAAGTTCATCCGGGCGACAAAGCTGCGCAAACAAGCTCTGTGGAAATTCTTTATAAAAACATCACTAAGGATTTGGCTTGGTTTTTTCAGCAGTCTGACCAGATTCGTACGGCGTTCAACACAAGCATCTTTATGGACAAAAACGGACGTGTAATGGGCGCAGGCGGAATGTTTGTTCAAGTTATGCCTGAAACTGGCGGAACAAAAGATGCCGGTTCTAACACAGCAAGCGGCGCAGACCAGAAAGTTGACGAAGAGCTGATAGAAAAAATTGAAAACGCTTTTTCTGCCTGTCCTTCGCTTGGCAAGTGGTTTTCTGAAAAAGGCAAGGCAGAAGACATTGTGCATGGACTTTTCCGCGAGTTTGAGCCTGCGATTGCAGTTCAGCGCGACATCATTTTTGACTGTCCGTGCAGCAAGGAAAAATATATCGGCTACTTAAAGACACTTCCAAAGAATGAGCTTGCCGACATAAAGCAAAACGGCCCTGATCCGCTTGAAATTGTCTGCCGTAACTGCGGAAGCGTCTACGAAATCCCTGTAAGCGAGATTTAA
- the tnpA gene encoding IS200/IS605 family transposase, whose protein sequence is MANIRDSLSHTKWLCKYHIVFTPKYRRKAIYGQYKESIGKILRQLCNYKGVEIIEGHLMSDHIHMLVSIPPKYSVSQFMGYLKGKSSLMIFDRHANLKYKFGNRHFWAEGYYVSTVGLNEATIAKYIREQESHDIAMDKVSEKEYEDPFKGSK, encoded by the coding sequence ATGGCAAATATAAGAGACTCGCTGAGCCATACAAAATGGCTTTGCAAATACCACATAGTATTTACACCAAAATACAGAAGAAAAGCAATATACGGACAGTACAAGGAAAGCATAGGGAAAATACTGCGGCAGCTGTGCAACTACAAAGGCGTGGAAATCATAGAAGGGCATCTGATGAGCGACCATATCCATATGCTAGTGAGCATACCACCCAAGTACAGCGTGTCGCAATTCATGGGATACCTGAAAGGCAAGAGCAGCCTGATGATATTCGACAGGCACGCAAACCTGAAATATAAGTTCGGGAACCGCCATTTCTGGGCAGAAGGATATTACGTAAGCACAGTTGGCTTGAATGAAGCTACAATTGCAAAGTATATCCGCGAACAAGAATCTCATGATATTGCGATGGACAAAGTTAGTGAAAAAGAATACGAAGACCCTTTTAAGGGTAGTAAGTAG
- a CDS encoding DUF6261 family protein, with protein sequence MNKVISKVRVTEVDGLSDALVRLYKADEGVSSDAFLKGVMAEVEKLSVAITTAIKQDKVLSSLEEADGVRDEAVKNLSTLLDGYEVFPVAAKKEAAQKLKAVFDKYGKSITTANYVSESSLIESLLEDFSKEEETVGALDGIKEILEQIRSAQDSFAKASDEYNAASAVKTESASSLKKPLLSLINDKLIPYITAMQMANSAVYADFATKAEGEIKRVNEIVLRRGK encoded by the coding sequence ATGAATAAGGTAATTTCTAAGGTTCGCGTAACAGAAGTTGACGGGCTTAGCGATGCGCTTGTGCGGCTTTACAAGGCGGATGAGGGCGTTTCTTCAGATGCGTTTTTGAAAGGCGTGATGGCTGAGGTTGAAAAGCTTTCTGTTGCGATTACAACTGCAATCAAGCAGGACAAGGTTTTAAGCAGTCTTGAAGAGGCTGACGGTGTGCGAGATGAGGCTGTAAAAAATCTTTCGACGCTTTTGGACGGATATGAGGTTTTTCCAGTTGCGGCAAAAAAAGAGGCGGCGCAAAAACTCAAGGCTGTTTTTGACAAGTACGGAAAATCAATCACAACGGCAAACTATGTAAGCGAATCTTCGCTCATTGAAAGCCTGCTGGAAGATTTTTCCAAGGAAGAAGAAACGGTTGGCGCGCTCGACGGAATAAAGGAAATCTTGGAGCAAATCCGCTCTGCGCAGGATTCATTTGCAAAGGCAAGCGATGAATACAACGCGGCTTCTGCAGTAAAAACAGAAAGCGCCTCGTCGCTAAAAAAGCCTCTTCTTTCTTTAATAAACGACAAGCTCATTCCGTATATTACAGCAATGCAAATGGCAAACAGCGCAGTGTACGCAGACTTTGCAACAAAAGCGGAAGGCGAAATAAAGCGCGTAAACGAAATTGTCTTGCGCCGTGGAAAATAG
- a CDS encoding SUMF1/EgtB/PvdO family nonheme iron enzyme, whose amino-acid sequence MKKSKVFAVLAAMWLAVSGYSEKIPKGFVKIPAVSIDGTEKWTPRSVTFEEGRKFEIASFYMCDHPVTRGEYKAVMLGRDPSTAKTHEMNGKNNPVNNVSLYEALTYCNLRSLKENLTPCYLFDGELAPGNVYAKKRRIEIVTCDFSANGYRLPTEAEWEWAARGGESYTYAGSNDINEVAWCTNSLKTRNVKTKKANGYGLYDMCGILWEWCWDSKWVSSDTAISVKDRNRYCWLHGGVSFHDRNFCNLYDENSIYLFGEARYASVADLGYDNGKLSIGRCTFRVVRNAK is encoded by the coding sequence ATGAAAAAATCAAAGGTTTTTGCCGTGCTTGCGGCAATGTGGCTTGCAGTTTCTGGCTACAGCGAGAAAATTCCAAAAGGATTTGTAAAAATTCCTGCCGTTTCAATTGACGGAACAGAAAAATGGACTCCGCGTTCAGTTACATTCGAAGAAGGACGTAAGTTTGAAATCGCCTCGTTCTACATGTGTGACCATCCTGTAACACGCGGAGAGTACAAGGCTGTCATGTTAGGCCGGGACCCAAGTACTGCCAAGACTCACGAGATGAATGGAAAAAACAACCCTGTAAACAATGTCAGCTTGTATGAGGCGCTTACGTACTGCAACTTACGCTCTCTAAAAGAAAACTTAACTCCTTGCTATTTATTTGACGGAGAGCTAGCTCCAGGGAATGTATATGCGAAAAAGAGAAGAATAGAGATTGTAACGTGTGACTTTTCAGCAAACGGATACCGCCTGCCGACAGAGGCTGAATGGGAATGGGCAGCGCGTGGCGGTGAAAGCTACACCTATGCCGGAAGCAATGACATAAACGAAGTTGCATGGTGTACAAATTCTCTCAAAACAAGAAATGTAAAGACCAAAAAGGCAAACGGTTACGGACTTTACGACATGTGCGGAATCCTTTGGGAATGGTGCTGGGACAGCAAATGGGTATCAAGCGACACGGCAATCTCAGTCAAGGATCGGAATCGTTATTGCTGGCTACACGGCGGTGTTTCGTTCCATGACAGAAATTTTTGTAATCTCTATGACGAAAATTCGATATACCTTTTTGGCGAAGCCCGGTATGCGAGTGTTGCCGACCTTGGCTACGACAACGGTAAACTCTCCATAGGCCGCTGTACCTTCCGCGTTGTTCGCAACGCAAAATAA